From a region of the Chitinophagales bacterium genome:
- a CDS encoding winged helix DNA-binding domain-containing protein: MKKVITISDAATLAINSQWLQCGGQLASKETVLSTLEHLGYVQIDTLSVVERAHHHVLWSRMGGYKQAWLSDLLHGKKIFEYWSHAAAYLPMKDFRFSLIRKSEYAKGKSHWFAQDKKVKRYVLNRIKREGPLQSKDFEAPEENRQSWYYWKPAKRALEQLFMEGKLMVSHRQGFQKVYDLTENILPTAVNTALPTKMEYAMHLAEQSIRAHGILTEKEMYYQRGGWSEYVSKAVRRMLKEGQVTEWRMEGHEAVKCYCAAGTAFHPATRMPQQEVEILSPFDNLLIQRSRLKRLFDFDYTIECYLPEHKRKFGYFTLPVLYGNSFIARMDPKADRQQRVFYIKNLVFEKGIQPDDEMLTAFAGKLKQFAAFNGCIKIEFGKSNVKNLQGALKKLTS, encoded by the coding sequence TTGAAAAAGGTTATTACTATTTCTGATGCTGCAACACTGGCCATAAACAGTCAGTGGCTGCAGTGCGGCGGTCAACTGGCCAGTAAGGAAACTGTGCTCAGCACTTTGGAGCATTTAGGGTACGTACAGATTGACACCTTGTCGGTCGTGGAACGCGCGCATCATCACGTGCTGTGGTCGAGGATGGGCGGATACAAGCAGGCCTGGTTGTCTGACTTGCTGCATGGAAAGAAAATTTTCGAGTACTGGTCGCATGCCGCAGCTTATCTGCCCATGAAGGATTTCCGTTTTTCCCTGATCCGTAAATCGGAATATGCCAAAGGCAAATCTCATTGGTTTGCTCAGGACAAAAAAGTGAAGCGCTATGTGCTGAACCGTATTAAGCGGGAAGGGCCGCTTCAGTCAAAGGATTTTGAAGCACCGGAGGAGAACCGGCAAAGCTGGTATTACTGGAAACCTGCAAAACGTGCGCTTGAACAACTGTTCATGGAAGGCAAGCTGATGGTTAGCCACCGGCAGGGGTTTCAAAAGGTTTACGACCTCACGGAAAATATATTGCCCACTGCAGTAAATACAGCGTTGCCGACGAAAATGGAATATGCAATGCACCTGGCAGAACAATCCATTCGTGCGCATGGCATACTGACGGAGAAAGAAATGTATTACCAGCGTGGCGGCTGGAGCGAGTATGTAAGCAAAGCCGTGCGCAGGATGCTGAAGGAAGGGCAGGTAACGGAGTGGAGGATGGAAGGACATGAAGCGGTAAAATGCTATTGTGCTGCGGGCACAGCATTTCATCCTGCTACAAGGATGCCGCAACAGGAAGTGGAAATTCTTTCTCCGTTTGATAATCTCCTGATACAACGCAGCAGGCTGAAAAGGCTCTTTGATTTTGATTATACGATAGAATGTTATCTGCCGGAACACAAAAGAAAATTCGGTTATTTCACCTTGCCGGTATTGTATGGCAATAGTTTTATTGCACGGATGGATCCCAAAGCCGACCGGCAGCAAAGAGTTTTTTATATTAAGAATCTGGTTTTTGAAAAAGGAATACAACCGGATGACGAAATGCTGACTGCATTTGCCGGCAAACTGAAACAATTTGCAGCATTTAACGGCTGCATAAAAATAGAATTCGGAAAAAGTAATGTGAAAAATTTGCAAGGCGCACTGAAGAAATTAACCTCGTAA
- a CDS encoding PKD domain-containing protein, producing MNKIITVLSMAIVCVFTFNTFAQQGSRHYTGTAATPYYQGASQVYVNQKRNTISFIRLQEQEHVPLLSAKDWLKNQVLKPAAGTDLVAYQQFNDKSGFTHIRYREHFKGVPVEYGVYYVHAKDNKVKSANGEWYDGISISTSPAITAAQAYQSACNYMNAKTWWHDREETDNNKLMILPDNGNYHLVYKCDVYAKDPWKREWIYVDAQNGSVVKAESRIHETDVPGTAVTAYCGTQPIVCDSFQTNNFRLREYTRGAGVETFNASEPNDFTGPSKNWNYNGGFDTYALDAHFGAEATYDYYNDHYGWKSVDGAGLQKLKSLVHAGGGINAFWDGTYMSYLDGDAGMGVTPLTSLEVCGHELTHGVTEHSSGLVYSCEPGGMNESLSDIFGITIRFLNVPNSTWYLGDQFNYLIRNMANPNEFSNPDCYGGLYWSNCPEVHSGSGVGNFWYYLLTEGGEGVNDVGNSYFVEGLGLLDAGAIAFRCNTVYLTPNSEYADFRDLSLQAAQDLFGDCSNQAVQTVNAWYAVNVGGPFDDAVTAIFSAPQTSFCTASAAVSFFSSSLNATDYLWDFGDGTTSTAQNPVHTYPGVGVYTVTLIVNGLALCNTSDTLVKTDYITIENVGQPTGAACTPVTTQPSSGFGVFKVNLNEIDKTSIGSTEGYQDFSCSDFTHLVAGDPVLLSVTTGAGKSEDLRVWLDYNGDGAFNETNELIYQDNAVIGVHSGIIYTSATAVLNTPLRMRVTDDKGANSITGSCYNPQFGQAEDYSVIFQAANAAPVADFTSDVTSVNFGGAVNYFDLSTNVPTSWEWTFEGGLPATSTAQNPTGIVYNNVGTYDVTLKVTNSFGTHTIVKPDYITVDPVFNVCDLSAVGLTSGTFYDTGGPSGNYQNNENCTLLISPPCAGSITLTFTSFASQANNDYLKVYDGVDASAPLLLSVSGFPFPYPSVTGTSGKLYITWTSNSSQANAGYAANFTSVVGGTVTPVADFTISNSNPAYGQQVDFADISTNNPIDYAWDFGDGGTSVSPNPSHTFPGSGSYLVQLISSNCGGSDTITKTVVVQAAPIIKVNPSSLNISLNCNTTSATVPVTISNEGAGDLVYDIHELEYNFQGDKPNILALTYGADAFESYPNTISAINSYYPGTTTLAEINTTNSEDLAAALVGKNVCLITKAVGTASDYLNFAIPLQNFVNNGGTVIFCGTTSSKVSCLWNTGLLAGTYGAVATNFVLPVVNTTHPITQSLGSEIADGPKNSHSLNLTSPINDLITYAGAAVVGYQDVGYGHIVYLGFDYKIVETPSGTVIGNTLSWVNSMLVSDWVSLNPSGNGTLEPGNSQIINVTVNSEDLADGIYTEYIIVNSNDPTHPTDTVHLTVTVDQDNCSSFNAFHSCEGMVCFDDSVPATTTSVTWSFGDGGISSQNDPCHTYTNSGSYAVQLIACGPDGCDTVNQNVDVVILAAAVDYSPAVVYENEIVSFNSNSSGAVSWNWNFGDGGTSTQQNPTHVYTAGGIYTVTLIVHDAAGCTETKTESINILHVGIDEPDYELSFVIYPNPFNTQAIIQYTLPAGETVNIDLWNALGQKVSSIVDNATQQAGSYTYPVSAVEAGIYMVRIAVGDTLIWKKLVRVN from the coding sequence ATGAATAAAATCATTACTGTACTATCAATGGCAATTGTGTGCGTATTTACGTTCAACACATTCGCACAGCAGGGATCCAGGCACTACACAGGCACAGCTGCCACTCCGTATTACCAGGGCGCATCGCAGGTATATGTCAATCAAAAACGGAATACCATTTCCTTTATTCGATTACAGGAACAGGAGCATGTACCGCTTCTATCAGCTAAAGACTGGCTGAAAAACCAGGTGCTGAAACCTGCGGCAGGCACCGACCTTGTTGCCTACCAGCAATTCAATGATAAAAGTGGTTTCACCCACATACGTTACCGCGAACATTTCAAAGGTGTGCCGGTAGAATATGGTGTATACTATGTACATGCAAAGGATAACAAGGTGAAATCTGCCAATGGTGAATGGTATGATGGCATTTCAATTTCTACCTCACCTGCCATTACCGCCGCACAGGCTTATCAGTCTGCCTGCAACTATATGAATGCCAAAACCTGGTGGCATGACCGTGAAGAAACAGATAATAACAAACTGATGATCTTGCCTGATAATGGTAATTATCACCTGGTGTATAAATGCGATGTGTATGCGAAAGACCCCTGGAAACGGGAATGGATCTACGTGGATGCACAGAATGGTTCGGTGGTGAAGGCTGAATCGCGCATTCACGAAACGGATGTTCCGGGTACAGCCGTCACCGCCTATTGCGGCACACAGCCCATCGTTTGTGACAGCTTCCAGACGAATAATTTCCGCCTTCGGGAGTATACGCGTGGCGCAGGGGTGGAAACTTTTAATGCCTCAGAGCCAAATGACTTTACCGGTCCGAGTAAAAACTGGAACTACAACGGCGGATTCGACACGTATGCTTTGGATGCGCATTTTGGCGCCGAAGCTACCTACGATTATTACAATGATCATTACGGATGGAAATCAGTGGATGGAGCAGGCCTTCAGAAACTGAAAAGCCTGGTGCATGCCGGCGGAGGCATCAATGCCTTCTGGGATGGCACGTACATGAGTTATCTTGATGGCGATGCAGGCATGGGTGTTACACCGCTGACTTCGCTGGAAGTATGCGGGCATGAGCTGACTCATGGCGTTACTGAACATTCCTCAGGTCTCGTTTATTCCTGTGAACCCGGTGGTATGAATGAATCATTGTCAGATATTTTCGGTATCACCATCCGCTTCTTGAATGTTCCCAACTCGACCTGGTACCTCGGTGATCAGTTCAATTATCTTATCAGGAATATGGCCAACCCCAATGAATTCAGCAATCCTGATTGTTATGGAGGTTTGTATTGGTCTAATTGCCCGGAGGTGCATTCGGGAAGCGGTGTAGGTAATTTCTGGTATTACTTGCTTACGGAAGGAGGAGAAGGCGTGAATGATGTAGGCAACAGTTACTTTGTGGAAGGCCTTGGTTTATTGGATGCCGGTGCAATTGCTTTCCGTTGCAACACAGTTTACCTGACGCCAAATTCTGAATACGCCGACTTCAGGGATCTTTCATTGCAGGCAGCGCAGGATCTCTTCGGTGATTGCTCCAACCAGGCAGTGCAAACCGTTAATGCATGGTATGCCGTGAATGTAGGCGGACCATTTGATGATGCCGTAACGGCGATATTTTCCGCCCCGCAAACTTCATTTTGCACTGCTTCTGCCGCAGTATCATTTTTCAGCAGCAGCCTGAATGCCACAGATTATCTGTGGGACTTCGGTGATGGAACCACTTCAACAGCACAAAATCCCGTGCACACCTATCCCGGAGTTGGCGTCTACACCGTTACGCTGATTGTTAACGGACTTGCTCTTTGCAACACTTCTGATACCCTGGTGAAAACGGATTATATCACCATCGAAAATGTAGGACAACCTACCGGTGCGGCCTGTACACCCGTGACCACGCAGCCTTCTTCCGGCTTCGGTGTGTTCAAAGTAAACCTGAATGAAATTGACAAGACGAGCATTGGAAGCACCGAAGGGTACCAGGACTTTTCCTGCTCCGATTTCACACACCTCGTAGCGGGCGATCCTGTTTTACTTTCCGTAACAACAGGAGCAGGGAAGAGTGAGGACCTGCGTGTATGGCTCGATTACAACGGTGATGGTGCATTTAATGAAACCAACGAATTGATTTACCAGGACAATGCCGTGATCGGTGTACACAGCGGTATCATTTATACTTCCGCGACTGCTGTATTGAATACACCGTTGCGCATGCGTGTTACAGATGATAAGGGCGCCAATAGCATTACCGGTTCATGCTATAACCCGCAATTCGGCCAGGCTGAAGATTACTCCGTGATTTTTCAGGCCGCGAATGCCGCGCCTGTCGCTGATTTCACATCTGATGTTACCAGTGTGAATTTTGGCGGAGCAGTGAATTACTTTGATCTGAGTACCAATGTTCCCACAAGCTGGGAATGGACCTTTGAGGGAGGATTGCCCGCCACCTCAACGGCACAGAATCCAACCGGCATCGTATATAATAATGTGGGCACCTATGATGTGACGCTGAAGGTGACCAATTCTTTCGGCACGCATACCATTGTTAAACCTGATTACATAACGGTGGATCCTGTATTTAATGTATGTGACCTGTCTGCAGTCGGCCTCACGAGCGGAACATTCTATGATACCGGCGGACCTTCCGGCAATTATCAGAACAATGAAAACTGCACACTCCTGATTTCTCCACCCTGCGCAGGAAGTATCACTCTTACCTTTACTTCTTTTGCATCACAGGCGAACAACGATTATCTAAAAGTGTATGATGGTGTAGATGCTTCTGCACCGCTTTTACTCAGCGTTTCCGGCTTCCCTTTCCCATATCCCTCCGTGACTGGCACATCAGGAAAGCTATACATAACCTGGACATCCAATTCTTCACAGGCTAATGCCGGCTACGCAGCCAACTTTACGTCAGTGGTAGGAGGCACAGTTACACCGGTAGCTGACTTCACCATAAGCAACAGCAACCCGGCCTACGGACAGCAGGTTGACTTTGCCGATATTTCTACTAACAACCCGATTGATTATGCATGGGATTTCGGTGACGGCGGAACATCAGTCTCCCCGAACCCTTCACATACCTTCCCGGGATCAGGTTCTTATCTCGTGCAATTGATTTCATCCAACTGCGGTGGATCAGATACCATTACGAAAACAGTGGTGGTGCAGGCAGCTCCTATCATTAAGGTGAATCCCAGTAGTCTGAATATTTCGCTCAACTGCAATACTACAAGCGCTACGGTTCCTGTTACCATCAGCAATGAAGGTGCCGGTGACCTCGTGTATGACATACATGAACTGGAATATAATTTCCAGGGAGACAAACCCAACATCCTTGCGCTTACCTATGGAGCCGATGCCTTTGAATCTTACCCAAATACAATCAGTGCCATCAATTCCTATTATCCGGGAACGACTACGTTAGCTGAAATCAACACAACCAACTCTGAGGACCTGGCAGCAGCGCTGGTCGGTAAAAATGTTTGCCTTATTACAAAAGCCGTAGGTACGGCTTCCGACTATCTGAATTTCGCGATACCATTACAGAATTTTGTGAATAACGGAGGAACCGTAATTTTTTGCGGCACCACCAGTTCGAAAGTTAGTTGCCTCTGGAATACCGGTTTGCTGGCCGGAACCTACGGTGCCGTTGCTACCAATTTTGTGTTGCCCGTTGTTAATACCACGCATCCGATTACACAATCGCTGGGCAGTGAAATTGCAGATGGCCCGAAGAATTCTCATTCCCTTAACCTGACATCACCAATTAATGACCTTATCACTTATGCAGGCGCCGCAGTGGTAGGTTACCAGGATGTTGGATATGGTCATATCGTTTATCTTGGATTTGATTATAAGATCGTCGAAACCCCTTCCGGCACGGTGATAGGAAATACACTGTCATGGGTGAATTCGATGCTGGTGAGCGACTGGGTATCCCTGAATCCATCCGGAAACGGTACCCTGGAACCGGGCAATTCACAGATAATTAATGTGACGGTAAACAGTGAAGACCTGGCTGATGGTATTTACACGGAATATATAATAGTCAACAGCAACGACCCGACACATCCTACTGATACCGTACATTTAACCGTCACAGTTGATCAGGACAATTGCTCTTCCTTCAATGCATTTCATTCATGCGAAGGAATGGTTTGTTTTGATGACTCTGTGCCGGCAACAACGACGTCTGTTACCTGGAGTTTTGGCGATGGCGGAATCTCTTCACAGAATGATCCTTGCCACACCTACACTAACAGCGGCAGTTATGCAGTTCAGCTGATTGCCTGCGGTCCGGATGGCTGCGATACGGTGAATCAGAATGTAGACGTGGTCATTCTTGCTGCGGCAGTTGATTATTCACCGGCTGTAGTTTATGAAAATGAAATCGTTTCCTTCAACAGTAATTCTTCAGGGGCGGTTTCCTGGAACTGGAATTTCGGTGACGGCGGAACTTCAACGCAACAAAACCCAACGCATGTCTATACGGCCGGCGGAATTTACACTGTGACACTGATCGTGCATGATGCGGCAGGCTGTACTGAAACTAAAACAGAATCTATCAACATCCTTCATGTTGGTATTGATGAACCTGATTACGAACTGTCATTTGTTATATATCCAAATCCTTTCAACACGCAGGCCATTATTCAGTATACTTTGCCTGCCGGTGAAACTGTGAACATTGATCTTTGGAATGCGCTAGGTCAGAAAGTCAGCAGCATCGTCGATAATGCAACGCAACAGGCCGGCTCTTACACTTACCCGGTTTCTGCCGTAGAAGCTGGCATTTATATGGTAAGAATTGCCGTAGGAGACACCCTGATTTGGAAAAAACTGGTGCGCGTAAACTGA
- a CDS encoding ComEC family competence protein, producing the protein MHHWNEYPFVRILLPFLAGLLTCVFTPLHLPFFLLPCLLLVVMLLHFSTKNKTFRLYKYAAWLGCCFQLSIFTAGNILAHQRIDAYHQEQFVHHLQQADFFRVIITEPPVEKERTYKAVISVVEMNSHESMMPVAGRSVLYLEKNEQSATLQYGDVLLVKNSFQLVAGPANPDQFDYKEYLWYREIYATAFLQSDDWMKLSSGSGNFLIAFTFRLRDLSLQAIQKHISSAREAGVVEALVIGYRDHMLAETTQSYTAAGVVHVLAVSGLHVAILFALLHQLLFFLNRKKHGKAIQSIVILSAIWIFTLVTGLSGSVLRAAAMFSFITIGKNMKRPVNLFNILSCSAFAILLADPLLVMDVGFQLSYLAVTGIGTLNKYIDQWLPRENKIIDFLWKMMAMSLAAQIATFPLTTFYFHQFPLYFLPANIVVIPAAGIILHLGLAIIALQFIPVLATLTGEAAQWITYIMNEFILRIQSLPAAIIHLAGTDFTQMLLTGALIIFISRYFITRSRNWMFATAVSFVFLLTLHCIHACSIFGQHSFTVYAFKKTGVLEFRSQNEAVMYQAAGSISGGDSLYLVQHWRLHQITPATSSHTTGAISEKVISAISPDCSFFQFYNYKIALVNRPLPANKTGSRLKVDALLISGNPSISMHDLTNYFETTAIIFDGSNNSYKVSKWQREAEELGMATHDVMKDGAYIRHI; encoded by the coding sequence ATGCATCACTGGAATGAATATCCTTTTGTCCGTATTCTATTACCTTTTTTAGCCGGACTGCTCACTTGCGTTTTTACGCCACTACACCTTCCATTCTTTTTGTTGCCTTGCCTCCTTTTGGTGGTGATGCTCCTGCACTTTTCCACAAAAAACAAAACATTCAGGCTCTATAAATATGCCGCCTGGCTGGGTTGCTGCTTTCAGCTGTCCATCTTCACGGCAGGCAATATCCTGGCGCATCAGCGTATTGATGCATACCATCAGGAGCAGTTTGTGCATCACCTGCAACAGGCTGATTTTTTCCGGGTAATCATCACAGAACCACCGGTTGAAAAAGAGCGCACCTATAAAGCAGTGATATCAGTAGTGGAGATGAACAGCCATGAATCCATGATGCCAGTTGCAGGCCGCTCTGTCCTTTACCTTGAAAAAAACGAGCAATCGGCAACACTGCAATATGGGGATGTGCTGTTGGTTAAAAATTCTTTTCAGCTCGTGGCAGGCCCTGCTAACCCTGATCAGTTTGACTATAAAGAATATCTATGGTACCGGGAAATTTACGCTACTGCCTTCCTTCAATCTGATGACTGGATGAAACTGTCATCAGGCAGCGGCAATTTCTTAATTGCATTCACCTTTAGATTAAGGGACCTGTCGCTGCAAGCTATTCAAAAGCATATTTCATCAGCGCGGGAAGCCGGCGTGGTGGAAGCGCTTGTGATCGGTTACCGGGACCATATGTTGGCAGAAACCACGCAATCTTACACCGCAGCCGGCGTCGTACACGTGCTGGCAGTATCAGGCTTGCATGTTGCTATTTTATTTGCCCTGCTGCATCAACTCTTATTTTTTCTTAACAGGAAAAAGCACGGTAAAGCAATACAATCCATCGTCATTCTGTCGGCCATCTGGATCTTTACACTGGTTACCGGATTATCGGGTTCAGTGCTGCGCGCCGCTGCCATGTTTTCCTTCATTACCATCGGCAAAAACATGAAACGGCCGGTGAACTTATTCAATATCCTTTCCTGCTCCGCTTTTGCCATCCTGCTGGCTGATCCGCTGCTGGTGATGGACGTAGGTTTTCAGCTTTCTTACCTTGCAGTAACCGGCATCGGCACATTGAACAAATACATTGATCAATGGCTTCCCAGGGAAAATAAAATCATAGATTTCCTGTGGAAGATGATGGCTATGTCACTGGCGGCGCAGATCGCAACTTTCCCGCTGACAACCTTTTACTTTCACCAGTTTCCATTGTATTTCCTGCCCGCCAACATTGTGGTAATACCTGCAGCCGGTATCATCCTGCATCTCGGTCTGGCCATTATAGCACTTCAATTTATACCAGTGTTAGCAACACTAACCGGCGAAGCAGCGCAATGGATTACCTATATTATGAATGAATTTATTCTGCGGATTCAAAGCCTGCCTGCCGCTATCATTCATCTCGCCGGCACGGATTTTACGCAGATGCTGCTCACCGGCGCACTGATCATTTTTATCAGCAGATATTTTATTACCAGGTCCAGGAACTGGATGTTCGCAACAGCCGTCAGTTTTGTTTTCTTACTCACCCTGCATTGCATACACGCTTGCAGCATTTTCGGACAGCATTCTTTTACGGTATACGCCTTTAAAAAGACAGGTGTGCTGGAATTCAGATCACAAAATGAAGCGGTGATGTACCAGGCTGCAGGCTCCATATCCGGTGGTGACTCCTTATACCTGGTGCAACACTGGCGGCTGCACCAAATCACTCCTGCCACAAGCAGTCACACAACAGGTGCTATCAGTGAAAAGGTAATTTCAGCCATATCACCCGACTGCTCTTTTTTTCAATTCTATAATTACAAAATAGCCCTCGTCAACAGGCCCTTACCAGCGAATAAAACAGGAAGCAGACTGAAAGTGGATGCCTTACTGATTTCCGGCAATCCCTCCATTAGCATGCATGACCTGACCAACTATTTTGAAACTACTGCCATTATTTTTGATGGCTCGAACAACAGCTACAAGGTCAGCAAGTGGCAGCGAGAAGCCGAAGAACTTGGCATGGCGACACATGATGTAATGAAAGACGGGGCTTATATCCGGCATATCTGA
- the pyrR gene encoding bifunctional pyr operon transcriptional regulator/uracil phosphoribosyltransferase PyrR: MQPRIILDSKRFLLTLNRLCFQLIETQKDFTDTAIIGVQPRGIYLSDRIHRRLTEITGKNILYGIIDPTFYRDDYRTAEKQLTPKATSIRFSTENKKVVLIDDVLFSGRTIRSAMDALLDFGRPAKVELLVLVDRRFTRQLPIQPDYIGISIDSLTSERVKVDWEKSEGADRIWIVPAKQNEL, from the coding sequence TTGCAGCCGCGGATCATTCTTGACAGCAAACGATTCCTTCTCACGCTCAACCGGCTTTGTTTTCAGCTAATAGAAACGCAAAAGGATTTTACCGATACGGCAATTATTGGCGTGCAGCCGCGCGGCATTTATCTCTCCGACAGGATTCACCGCAGGCTGACTGAGATTACCGGCAAGAATATCCTTTACGGCATTATTGATCCCACATTTTACCGTGACGATTACCGTACCGCGGAAAAGCAACTGACACCGAAAGCCACAAGCATCAGGTTCTCAACCGAAAACAAAAAGGTGGTACTGATTGATGATGTGTTGTTTTCAGGAAGAACCATCCGGTCGGCCATGGACGCATTGCTCGACTTTGGCAGGCCGGCCAAGGTGGAGTTGCTCGTGCTGGTTGACAGGCGTTTTACCCGGCAGCTTCCCATTCAGCCTGACTATATTGGTATTTCCATCGATTCCCTTACCTCGGAACGTGTAAAAGTTGATTGGGAAAAAAGTGAAGGGGCCGATCGTATCTGGATTGTTCCGGCAAAACAAAATGAGCTATGA
- a CDS encoding aspartate carbamoyltransferase catalytic subunit — MNALSVKHLLGIKYLTREDIEIIFESADEFKEVLNRPIKKVPSLRDTTIVNLFYENSTRTRISFELAEKRLSADAINFTSSGSSVKKGETLIDTVNNILAMKVDMVVMRHPSPGAPIFLSKHIDASIINAGDGTHEHPTQALLDAYSIREKLGKVEGKKIAIIGDIRHSRVALSNIFCLKKLGAEVMVAGPPTLIPMYIESLGVKVEYDVRKALAWCDVANILRIQLERQEIQYFASLREYALYFGINKRLLEEIGKDIVIMHPGPINRGVEITGDVADSEHSIILDQVENGVAVRMAVLYLLSGRKEA; from the coding sequence ATGAATGCACTGAGCGTAAAACATCTGCTGGGCATTAAGTATCTCACCCGCGAGGATATTGAGATAATTTTTGAATCAGCCGATGAATTTAAAGAAGTGCTGAACAGGCCAATAAAAAAGGTGCCTTCTTTGCGTGACACCACTATTGTGAATCTCTTCTATGAAAATTCCACGCGGACAAGGATCTCATTTGAGCTGGCGGAAAAGCGGTTGTCGGCAGATGCAATCAATTTCACTTCTTCAGGTTCTTCGGTAAAAAAGGGAGAAACGCTGATTGATACGGTCAACAATATCCTGGCAATGAAAGTAGACATGGTCGTGATGCGGCATCCAAGCCCTGGTGCTCCCATATTTCTTTCAAAGCACATTGATGCGAGCATCATCAATGCCGGTGACGGTACGCATGAGCATCCTACACAGGCTCTGCTTGATGCCTATTCCATCCGGGAAAAACTGGGAAAAGTGGAAGGGAAAAAGATTGCCATTATCGGTGACATCCGTCATTCACGGGTAGCGCTCTCGAATATATTCTGTCTTAAAAAACTCGGTGCCGAAGTGATGGTGGCCGGGCCACCCACATTAATTCCGATGTATATTGAATCACTGGGTGTAAAGGTGGAATACGATGTGCGTAAAGCACTGGCCTGGTGTGATGTGGCGAATATCCTGCGGATTCAGCTGGAACGGCAGGAGATTCAATACTTCGCTTCATTACGTGAATACGCATTGTATTTCGGTATCAACAAGCGGCTGCTGGAAGAAATAGGGAAAGATATCGTCATCATGCATCCCGGGCCGATAAACCGTGGCGTAGAGATTACCGGTGATGTGGCCGACTCTGAACACTCCATCATATTAGATCAGGTGGAAAATGGCGTCGCCGTCCGTATGGCAGTTTTATATCTGCTGAGCGGAAGGAAAGAAGCATAA
- a CDS encoding enoyl-CoA hydratase/isomerase family protein, with product MNFSLIKTEQHDRLYYITLSRAEKKNALNSLLVTELTAALQIAENEAAVKIVILKAEGDVFSAGADLEYLQQLQHFSYEENLADSSLLKTLLLKIHTLKKIVIAQVEGHAIAGGCGLAAVCDFCFAVPEAKFGYTEVKIGFIPALVMVFLLRKISGVKTRELLYTGKLISADEAVDYGLINMVVAKDEIAGYVKAFATRLSEESSAQSLAATKEMLTKVPGMELHEALQYAAEMNATTRSSDDCKKGVGAFLSREKFKW from the coding sequence ATGAATTTTTCATTGATAAAAACAGAGCAACACGACCGGTTGTATTATATCACGCTCAGCAGGGCGGAGAAAAAAAATGCACTGAATTCGCTATTGGTAACTGAGCTGACCGCAGCATTGCAAATAGCGGAAAATGAAGCAGCTGTTAAGATAGTAATTCTAAAGGCTGAAGGTGACGTGTTCAGCGCCGGTGCAGACCTTGAATATCTGCAGCAGCTGCAGCATTTTTCCTATGAAGAAAACCTGGCCGATTCGTCACTTTTAAAAACGTTGCTTCTAAAAATACATACGCTTAAAAAAATAGTGATTGCCCAGGTGGAAGGCCATGCTATTGCCGGTGGCTGCGGGCTGGCTGCTGTTTGCGATTTTTGTTTTGCCGTGCCGGAAGCAAAGTTTGGATATACAGAGGTTAAAATCGGTTTCATACCTGCGCTCGTAATGGTTTTCCTGTTAAGAAAAATCAGCGGTGTAAAAACAAGGGAATTGCTTTATACCGGTAAATTAATCAGCGCTGATGAAGCGGTTGATTACGGACTGATCAACATGGTTGTTGCAAAAGATGAAATTGCCGGCTATGTAAAAGCTTTCGCCACCAGGCTCTCTGAAGAATCATCTGCACAATCGCTGGCAGCCACCAAGGAAATGCTGACAAAGGTACCGGGCATGGAACTGCATGAGGCACTCCAATATGCTGCTGAGATGAATGCAACAACGAGAAGCAGTGATGATTGCAAAAAAGGAGTTGGTGCATTCCTTAGCAGGGAAAAATTCAAGTGGTGA